The following are encoded in a window of Arthrobacter sp. OAP107 genomic DNA:
- a CDS encoding gamma-glutamyltransferase: MSFTRPETFTTRPTLQGTFGMSATTHWLATGTAQAVLERGGNAFDAATAAAFVLHVVEPHLNGPGGDMTGVFSTAEEPGKPVVLMGQGPAPAGATGQHFRAEGLELVPGSGALAAAVPGAVDAWLLLLRDHGTWELAEVLDFAIRYARDGHPVLARVGSTISAVAGLFREHWPTSAELWMPEGRIPKEGELVRNPALARTLQKLVQAGAGLGEAFAAQPAHTREERIDAARREWSEGFVARAVAESVRTPHRHSSGTDHRGVMTMADMAGFRASYEDAATFEFRGHTIAKTGPWGQGPALLQTLAILAGFDDDHLDPSTELGAHTILEAQKLALADREAYYGDADVPLGYLLSEEYAASRRDLITDEASHEFRPGSVPGREPYVPALRTEYVPPALPNDGGSRALGGGAASGGAHSAAAVGVGEPTIGEPAPGGPAAGEPARGEPTVASNGETRGDTCHIDVVDRWGNMVSATPSGGWLQSSPAIPELGFCLGTRLQMTWLEPGTPSTLTPGKRPRTTLTPTLVLRDGVAVSALGSPGGDHQDQWQLLYLLRTIVGGYSPQQAIDAPAFHTTSMPGSFWPRTWQPGGAVVEDRLGDDVIAGLEGRGHRITRAGDWTLGRLSAVVRDPRTGVLQAAANPRGAQGYAAGR, encoded by the coding sequence ATGAGTTTTACGAGGCCGGAGACTTTCACCACCCGTCCTACGCTGCAGGGCACGTTCGGCATGTCCGCTACGACCCATTGGCTCGCTACCGGCACCGCGCAGGCGGTGCTGGAGCGGGGCGGCAACGCCTTCGACGCGGCAACGGCGGCCGCGTTCGTGCTGCATGTGGTGGAACCGCACCTCAACGGGCCCGGCGGCGACATGACCGGCGTCTTCAGCACGGCGGAGGAGCCTGGGAAACCTGTGGTCCTGATGGGCCAAGGCCCGGCCCCGGCGGGCGCGACGGGTCAGCACTTCCGCGCCGAGGGCCTGGAACTGGTGCCCGGATCAGGGGCGCTCGCCGCGGCGGTTCCCGGCGCCGTCGACGCCTGGCTGTTGCTGCTGCGGGATCACGGAACATGGGAACTGGCGGAAGTCCTGGATTTCGCCATCCGGTATGCGCGCGACGGCCATCCGGTGCTGGCACGTGTCGGCAGCACGATCTCGGCGGTGGCGGGGCTGTTCCGCGAGCATTGGCCCACTTCGGCCGAACTGTGGATGCCGGAGGGACGCATCCCGAAGGAGGGCGAGCTGGTCCGGAATCCGGCGCTTGCCCGCACGCTGCAGAAACTGGTGCAGGCCGGTGCCGGCCTCGGCGAGGCATTCGCGGCGCAGCCGGCGCACACGCGCGAGGAGCGCATCGACGCCGCCCGCAGGGAGTGGAGCGAAGGCTTCGTGGCCCGTGCGGTGGCCGAAAGCGTCCGGACACCGCACCGGCACTCGTCCGGTACCGACCACCGTGGCGTGATGACGATGGCCGACATGGCGGGGTTCCGCGCGTCGTATGAGGACGCAGCCACCTTCGAGTTCCGCGGGCACACCATCGCCAAGACCGGCCCGTGGGGGCAGGGGCCGGCACTGCTTCAGACGCTTGCGATCCTGGCCGGCTTTGATGACGACCACCTCGACCCGTCCACCGAGCTGGGGGCGCACACCATTTTGGAGGCCCAGAAGCTCGCTCTGGCGGACCGGGAGGCGTACTACGGCGATGCGGACGTCCCCCTCGGCTACCTGTTGTCCGAAGAGTACGCGGCGTCGCGGCGGGATCTGATCACGGATGAGGCATCGCACGAGTTCCGTCCGGGTTCGGTTCCGGGGCGTGAGCCGTACGTCCCTGCGCTGCGGACGGAGTATGTCCCGCCTGCGCTGCCGAACGACGGCGGGTCACGCGCCTTGGGGGGTGGTGCCGCTTCCGGCGGCGCACATTCCGCGGCTGCCGTGGGTGTGGGCGAGCCTACGATCGGTGAACCCGCACCAGGCGGGCCCGCAGCTGGTGAACCCGCACGAGGCGAGCCCACTGTGGCGTCCAACGGGGAGACCCGCGGCGACACCTGCCACATTGATGTTGTGGACCGCTGGGGCAACATGGTTTCGGCCACGCCGTCCGGTGGCTGGCTGCAGTCGTCGCCGGCGATTCCTGAGCTTGGCTTCTGCCTGGGCACCCGGCTGCAAATGACGTGGCTGGAGCCCGGAACGCCGTCCACGCTGACGCCGGGCAAACGGCCCCGGACCACCCTGACGCCGACGCTGGTGCTGCGCGATGGCGTTGCTGTTTCCGCGCTCGGCTCGCCCGGCGGCGACCATCAGGACCAGTGGCAGTTGCTGTACCTGCTGCGGACGATCGTCGGCGGGTACTCGCCCCAACAGGCCATCGATGCGCCGGCGTTTCATACGACGTCGATGCCCGGGTCTTTCTGGCCGCGCACATGGCAGCCTGGCGGTGCCGTCGTCGAGGATCGGTTGGGCGATGACGTTATCGCCGGGCTCGAAGGGCGGGGACACCGGATCACCCGGGCAGGCGACTGGACGCTGGGGCGGCTGTCCGCCGTCGTACGCGATCCCAGGACCGGCGTGCTGCAGGCTGCCGCGAATCCGCGGGGAGCGCAGGGATACGCAGCAGGACGGTAG